In Kineococcus rhizosphaerae, the genomic stretch CGTCGGGCGTCGCGATGGCCCGCACCCCGGGGGCCGGGTACTGCGAGGGTGGGTACGGCGAGGGCGCCGGGGCCGGGTACTGACCCGCCGGCGGTTTCACCAGGGACGGCTGCTGACGGTGGACGTGCTCGGTCCACCCCGACCCGTCCCACCACCGCAGGTGGCTGCGGGTGGGGTCGGACGGGTCGGGGTACCACCCGGGCGTCGTGCTCATGAGGGGCAAGCCTGCCAGTTCGTCGGGGACGTGCTTCAGGCGACGCCGAACTCGGACGGGTCGATGCCCACGGCCTGGCAGATCTCGCGCACGGCCTTGCGCTCGTCGGGGTCGAAGTCCCCGTCGGCACCGCCGATGACGACGCCGACTCCGACGACGGCGCGGGCCTGGTCGGGCTTGCCGCGCAGCTTCCCGACGGCCTGCAGCGCCTCGATCTTGCCGAAGTCGTAGTCCGCGGTCAGCTTGCCGCACCACTTGTCGAACGACTCGCGCAGGTCACCGGCGTTGAAGACCGACAGGACGTCGTTGCTGGCGATGAACGCGGCCGTCTTGGCGCGTTCCTCCGGCTCGACGCTGCCGTCGGCCGCGGCGATGAGCGCGCACGTCGCCATGCTCGCCTCGGCGAAGTCCTTGCTCTTGAACTGGCCGACCTTCGTCTTGAGCTGGTCGCCCGCGAGCAGGCCCTTGTTCTTCAGGTTGTCCAGGAATCCCATGCCGGGGCAACGGGTCCGGGCCGGGACGGGTTCCCGGGGGCGGTCAGCTGAAGCGCCGCACGATCTCGGAGTTGCGGTCGGCCAGCAGCTGCCGCAGGGTCCGGCGGACGAACAGGACGTCGGCCAGGCGGCCGAGGACGCCGTACGGGGACCGCCACGACATCCGGTCGGTCATGATCGTCATCTTCGGGCCCTCGGTCTCGAACGTGTGCTCGTGCCGGAACCGCTCGAACGCGCCGGACTCCATCTCGTCGACGAACCGCGTGGGGTGGTCCAGCTCGACGATGTGCGAGGTGTGGGTGAGGGGGAACCCGAGGATGCGCAGCCGCCACTGCACCTTCTCGTCGAGGGCGATGCGGCCCGTGGTGCGCCCGGCGCCCTCGACGGCGCGGACCTTGTACCGCTTGCCCGCGACGCGTTCGACGTCGAGGTCGAGGGACATGTCGAACACCTCGGACAAGGGCGCTCTGACCATGGTCCGCTGGACGATCTCGGGCATCTTGGCAACCTAGACCATCGACAGCAGGTGGTCGCGGCGCCGGCGCAGGACGTCGACGGACGCCGAGGCCGACGGCGGCCCGGGCACGGCCTTGCGCAGGGTCGAGTACACCGTCGCGTGCGGCATGGCCCGGCCCGCGGCGACCCGGCCGACGAGCCCGTGGATCTCCTTGCGCAGCAACGCCGCCGTGTGCCAGGCGGCGTCCTCCTGCTCGGGTTCGGCGGGCTCCGGCCCGGGCTCCTCGACGGGCCGGGACACCGCGGTGCGCTTGCGGATCTCGGCGTCGCGCTGGGACAGCAGGGCCGCGGTCTGCTCGGGCGAGAGCAGCCCGGGCAGGCCCAGGTAGTCGGCCTCCTCGACGCTGACCGGCGGCAGTTCCCCCCCGGTGACGGCCTTGCCGCCGTGCAGGACGTGGGCGAACTCGGCCTGGGCCTCCAGCGCCTCGTACTCCTTCTTCTCCCCCGGTTCGCGCTCCGGCGGCGGCAGCAGGTCCAGGCCCCCCTCGTCGACCTCGTCGGAGGACACCGACGCCGGCGGCGGGATGACGTGGTTGCGGTCGGTCTCCATCTCCGCGGCCAGCGCCAGCAGCGGCCGGACGGCCGGCAGGAAGACCGTGGCGGACTCCCCCGGCGCGCGCGAGCGGACGACGCGGCCGACGGCCTGGGCGAAGAACAGCGGCGTCCGGTAGGACGTCATCCACGCCAGGCACGCCGCGCGCGGCACGTCGACGCCCTCGGAGATCATCCGGACGCAGACGACGAACCGCTGGTCGGACTCGGCGAACTCGGAGATCTTCTGCGAGGCCTTGGGGTCGTCGGACAGGATGAGCGCGGGTTTCTCCCCCGTGACGCGCTGGACGATCTTGGCGTAGGCGCGGGCGTCGTCCTGGTCGGAGGCCAGCACCAGCCCGGCGGCGTCGTGCATGCCGTGCTCGCGCAGGTGGTTCAGCCGTTCGTCCATGGCGGCGATGACGTGCGGGACCCAGTCGCCGCGGGGGTCCAGCGCGGTCTTCCAGGCCAGCGACTCCACCGACTTCGTCGTGGCGTCGGTCAGGGAGGCGGCCACGACCTCGCCGGCGGAGTTCCGCCAGCGCGAGACACCGGTGTAGGCGGCGAAGACGACGGGCCGCACGACGCCGTCACCGAGGGCGTCCTTGTAGCCGTAGGTGAAGTCGGCCGCGCTGCGCAGGCCGCCCTCGGACTCCGGGGAGTCGTCCTCGACGTAGGCGACGAACGGGATGCGCTCGTCGGCCTTGGTGCGGAACGGGGTCCCGGTCAGGGACAGCCGGCGGCGGGCGTCGGCGAAGGCCTCGAAGACCGCCTCGCCCCAGGACAGCCCGTCCCCGGCGTGGTGGATCTCATCCATGATCACGAGGGACTTCCGCGCGGTGGCGCGGGCCCGGTGCAGCATCGGATGCCCGGCGACCTGGGCGTACGTCGTGACGTAGCCCTTCATGTCCGGCCGCACGGGCCCGACGGCGTTGGTCATCGTCGGGTCGAGCTCGATCCCGGCGCGGTGGGCGGCCTCGGCCCACTGGGTGCGCAGGTGGTCGGTCGGGGCCACGACGACGACGCGGTCGACGCGCCGGCTGTCGAGCAGGCGCCGTGCCAGCGCCAGCGCGAACGTCGTCTTGCCCGCGCCCGGCGTCGCCGTCACGAGGTAGTCGGCCGGTTCCTCGCGCGCGGGGTCGAAGTACTTCTCCAGGGCCGCGTTCTGCCACGCGCGCAGCGGCCGGGCCGCGGGTACGCCGGGGGCGTCGACCACGGGGCCGGAGATCGTGTCGGCCAGGGCCAGCTGGGGTTCGTGCTCGGTCGTGCTCATGGGTCCAACCACCGTAGACGACTCCCGGACGTGCTCCGGCGCGGCGACGCGCCGGGGGTTCAGTCCTTGTCGTCGCCGCCCTTGCCGCCACCCGACAGGCTCTCGTAGATCTCCTTGCAGGTGGGGCAGACGGGGAAGCGCTTGGGGTCGCGACCGGGGACCCAGACCTTGCCGCACAGCGCGATCACAGGGTCGCCCGAGAGGGCGGACTCCATGATCTTCTCCTTCTTCACGTAGTGCGCGAAGCGCTCGTGGTCGCCGGGGGCCGCCTCCTCCTGGACCTGCTCCTCGCGGTCCAGGACCGCGGTGCGCGACGGGGCCGTGGGCGCCTCGGGCTGCGGCTGCGGGCGGAACGGGTCGTCGGTCGGCGAGCTCATGCGGCGATCGTACGACGGCCGGCAGGCGCCCTCAGTTCATCGAGACGTCGCTGGGGAAGCTGGCGACGAGGGCCAGGTCGCCGCCCTGACGGCGCAGGACGTCGCCCCACAGGTCGTGCGGGCTGTCGCTGAAGGCGTCGCGCGCCTCGGCGTCCAGGACGAACCAGGCGCCTTCGGCGATCTCGCCCTCCAGCTGCCCGGCGCTCCAGCCGGCGTACCCGGCGAAGATCCGCAGGCCCGACAGCTCGGCGCTGATGGTCTCCGGCGGGGTGTCGAGGTCGACCAGCCCCACCGACCCCAGCCCGACGGAGGCGAAGACGCGGCGCACGCCCTGCGGGTCGGGGTGGTCGCCGGGCACGGCGACCAGCCCCAGCGCGGAGTCCAGGGCCACCGGGCCGCCCTGGAAGAGCTTGCCGGGCGCCGTCGCGAACGGCTGCCAGTCGGGCAGCACGGCGGCGACGTCGACGTCGAGGGGGCGGTTGACGACGACGCCGAGCGCCCCGTCGTCGTCGTGGTTGAGCACGAGGACGACGGAGCGCGCGAAGTTGGCGTCGGTCAGCGCGGGCGTGGCCAGCAGCAACCGTCCCGTCAGGCTCCCTTCCACCGGCCCATCATGGCGTGCGCTCACTCACCCGTGCGAGCGAAGGGGCGCGAGAGCGGCACGGTGTCGCGGGTGGCGCGCACGTACTGGGCGGGCCAGGGCAGGCGGTCGGTGTCGTGCAGGGCCACGGCCGCGCGCTGCGGCCAGCGCGGGTCGGCCAGCAGGGGCCGGGCCAGGAAGACGGCGTCGGCGTCGCCGCTGACGAGGAGCTGCTCGGCCTGGGTGGGGTCGAGGATGAGCCCGACGGCGGCGACGGGGACGCCGGCCTCGCGCCGGACCCGGGCCGCGTTGGGCACCTGGTAGCCGGGGCCGACGGGGATCTGCTGACGGGGGTCGTTGCCGCCGGAGCTGGCGTCGACGAGGTCGGCGCCGTGCTCGGCGAGCAGCCGCGCGAGCCGGACCGAGTCCTCGACGTCCCAGCCGCCCTCGACCCAGTCGGAGGTGCTGATCCGGACCAGGAGGGGCCCGGCCCAGACGGCGCGGACCGCGTCGAGGGTCTCCAGCAGCAGCCGCGCGCGGTTCTCGAAGGAGCCGCCGTGGGCGTCGGTGCGGTGGTTGGACAGCGGGGACAGGAACTGGTGCAGCAGGTAGCCGTGGGCGGCGTGCAGCTCGACGACGTCGAACCCGGCGTCCGCGGCGCGGCGGGCGGCGTCGGCGAAGGCCCGCACGAGGGCGGCGATCCCGTCGGCGTCCAGCGCGCGGGGGGTCGCGTACCCGTCGAAGGGGACGGCGCTGGGCCCGACGGTCTCCCAGCCGTGCTCCCCGGCGGGCACGCTGCCGGTGGCCTCGGCCCAGGGCCGGTAGGTGCTGGCCTTGCGGCCGGCGTGGGCGAGCTGGACGCCGGCGGCGCAGCCCTGGGCGTGCAGGAAGTCGACGACGCGGGTCCACGCGGCGGTCTGCTCGTCGTTCCACAGCCCGGCGTCCTGCGGGCTGATGCGGCCCTCGGGGACGACGGCGGCGGCCTCGGTGAGGACCAGGCCCGCTCCCCCGAGGGCGAACTGGCCGAGGTGGACCAGGTGCCAGTCGGTCGGGACGCCCGGGGCCTGGACGGGGTCGCAGGAGTACTGGCACATGGGCGAGACCCAGACGCGGTTCGGGATCGTCGTGCCGCGCAGGGTGATCGGTTCGAAGAGTCGACTCACGCGCTCACGCTACGCGCCCGCTTCCCGAGAAGCGTTCTCCCCGGCGGCGCGGGCGGGAGGTCAGCCGTCGCGGTGGCGGCGCTTGTCCTCGTACATGTGCCGGTCGGCGCGGGCCAGCACCGCGGCGGTGGACTCGGACGGGTCGTCGACCACCAGGCCCACGCTGCAGCGCACGAGCCGGCGCGAGCCGTCGGGCAGGTCGACGGGGACCGCGGAGACGGCCTCGCGCAACCGGCCGGTCAGCGCCTGCGGGTCCACCTCGGCCGAGGAGTCGACCAGCACGATGAACTCGTCGCCCCCGAAGCGGGCCACGGTGTCCTCGGCGCGCGAGACGGCGACGAGGCGTTCGGCGACGGCGACCAGCGCGTGGTCGCCCACGAGGTGCCCGTGCTCGTCGTTCAGCTGCTTCAGCTCGTCGACGTCGCAGAAGGCCACGACGGGCACGTCCCCCGTGCGGCGCGCCCGCGCCCGGGCCTGGGCCCAGCGGTCCTCGAGCAGCCCCCGGTCGGGCAGGCCGGTGAGGAGGTCGTGCGTCGCGCGGTGGGTGAGGTCGCGGGCGCGTTCGACGTGCCGGGTGACGTCCCAGCACGACAGCGTCAGCACACCGGGCCCGCGACCGGCTTCGCCGAGGAGCACCTCGACGGTGACCACCTCGCCCGCACCGGCCAGGAACCGCCACTCGTGGGCGGTCCGGCCGTCGCTCACGCCCCGGCCCAGCACCTCGCGGGCGTCCTGGACGTCCTCGGCGTGGACGAGGTCGGCGAGCGTGCCGGGGGTGCGCCCACCGAGCAGCTCGACGGCGGCGGCGTTCAGCCACGTGGTGCGCCAGTCGTCGTCACCTCGTTCGACGAGGACCGTGGCCAGCGGAGAGTCCTCCACGAGGCGCCGGAAGTCGGCGTCCTGCACTGCTCCCCCTCGCGTCCCCGGGTGAGCGGTTCACCCGGTGTCCGCCGACCGTACGAGGGGTGGAGCACGGATCACGGGTCGAGTGCCGGAATGTCGCTGACCCGGCGGACACGGTGCGACACGGCGTGTCCGGATGTGACTCAACGAGAGGTCGCGCAGGACTGGAGCAGCGGGCGGCTGGCCCGGGAGGCCAGCAGCACGAGACCGGCGCCGGCGAGGGCGCAGCCGGCGAACCACAGCACGCCGACGGGCGCCGCCTGCAGCAGCCCCAGGACCGGGGAGACGATCAGCAGCGACAGGGCGGCGGCCCCACCCATCGTCACCACCAGGGGGATCCACGTCTCACGCGCCCGGGCCCGGTGCAGGACGGCCACGTCGGTCCCGGACAGGTGCAGCGCCCGGTAGCGGCCGCGGGAGTCCAGCACGCGCGAGGCCTGGGTGACGCCCGTCGAGACCGCGGCCAGCACCGCGGAGATGACGAGCGTGACGGCCGCGCCCGTCCCGATGTCGGCGAACAGCTCCTCGCCCGCGCCGCCGTCCGTCAGGCCGGGGGTGACGCTGAGGCACCCGGCGACGAAGGTCACGAGCGAGACCCCGCCGACGCTGCGCCACACGCTGCGCGGGTCCTCGCTCATCCGCCGCGCGGCCAGCAGGGTCTCCACGCTGCGGGCGCGGGCCCCCAGGAGACGGCCGAGCACGGACACGAACAGCGGCCCGACGAGGTTGAACACCGCGAACGCCCCGCCGAGGAGCACGACGAGCACGAGCGCCCCCACGGCGGTCCCGAACCCGAAGAGGACGCTGCCGGCGTTGAACGCCGCCACGAACGCGACCCCGAGCAGCAGCACGGGAAGGACGCGGGTCCAGCTCAGCCCCTTCTGCGGCAGCCGTCGGGCCACGCCCAGCGGGCTGATGGCGACGCGGCGCAGGCTGACGAGGCAGGAGACGACGGCGACCAGCACGACGGCCGAGGACACCGCCAGGACCGGTCCGGGCCCGAGCCGGATCTCCGCGACGTCGAACGCGCGGCCCTGGAAGCGCAGCCGCGCGACGGCCGGCAGGGCCAGGAGGTCGAGGGCGGTCCCGAGCAGGGCACCGGCGAGCGCCTGGGCCACGGCGTCGAGCAGGGCGATCACCCCGACCTGCCCCGAGGTCGCGCCCGCGAGCCGCAGCCGGGCCAGGCGCTCGTCGCGGCGGGCGATCGTCAGCCGGGCCGCGGCCGCCCCCAGCGTCGCCGTCGGCACGACGAGCAGGGCGACGGCGATCCACGACAGGAACGGGTAGGTGCTCGCCTCGGCCGGCGCTCCCGGCGCCTGCGCCCGGGCCTGGAAGGCCTGCACTCCCCCGGCGACGGTGAGGACGGACCAGGTCGTGACCGCGAAGGCGGTGACCGCCAGCGACGTCGGCAGCCGGGACTCGGCGTTCACGTGCCGGGTCAGCGACCACCACAGCCTCGTCGTCGCGCTCACCGGAGCGCTCCGGCGGGTGCGGTGAACTCGCTGACGACGCGGCCGTCGCGCATGGCCAGCGTGCGGTCGCACCAGCGGGCGACCCCCGCGTCGTGGGTGACGACGACCAGCGCGGCACCGTTCTCCCGGGCCACCGACGTCAGCAGGTCGAGCACCTCGCGGCCGGTGGCCTGGTCCAGGGCGCCGGTGGGCTCGTCGGCGAAGACCACCTTCGGGTGGCCCACCAGGGCGCGGGCGATGGCGACGCGCTGCGCCTGGCCACCGGACAGCTCACCGGGGCGGCGGCGTTCCGTCCCGGCCAGGCCGAGGCGGGCCAGGAGGTCGCGCGCGCGGGCCGTGGCCGCGGCCCGGGACTGCCCGCCCAGCAGGAGCGGCAGGGCCGCGTTCTCCTCGGCAGGCAGCTCCGAGAGCAGCTGACCGGACTGGAAGACGAACCCGAAGTCCTCGCGGCGCAGCCGGGTGCGCTGCGCGTCGCCGAGGGAGACGAGGTCGGCCCCGGCGAGGGCGACGGTGCCCGACGTGGGCCGCACGATGCCGGCCAGGACGTGCAGGAGGGTGGTCTTGCCGGAGCCGGAGGGCCCCATGACGGCGACCGACTCCCCGGCCCGGACCGAGACGTCGACGCCGTCGAGGGCGCGGGTGGTGCCGTAGGTCATGACGAGACCACGGGCGGTGAGGATGTCCATGCCCCGAGCGTTCCGCGCCGAGGGGGTCGCGGTCGTCGCCGCAGGGACGGAACCGGGGACGTCCACGTCCACCCGCAGACCTACGCCCGCCCGGTGACGGCGTGCGACCACTCCCCGGCGGCCCGCGGTGACAGGGCGCGGCCGGTCTCCCCGCGGTCAGCCGACGCCCGGGTCTCGCAGGAAGAGCGGGGCGTCCGCGCCCACGCGGCCGGAAACGACGGAAGCGCCCCCGCCCGGAGGTGAGACACCTCGAGCAGGAGCGCTTCCGTCGTTTCCGGCCGCGTGGGCGCGGACCAGAGCCCCGCTCGCTCTGCGAGACCCCATGTCGTGGAGATGGCGGGAATCGAACCCGCGTCCGTCAGCGTGGTACCAGGGCTTCTCCGGGTGCATCCTGTTCAGCGGTCTGCTCGGCCCCGATGCTCATACAGGCATGTCATCGCCGGGCCCAGCCGCGTTGCGTGTCCCTCTCACCTACGCGACCTCGGTGAGAGGTGAGCTCCCTAGTCGATGCCAGGACCCGGGGCGGGAGCGCACCCGGGCTGACAGAGTCGCGCTCGCTCAGGCGGCGAGGGCGAACTCGGTGCGCTTGGAATCGGCACCTATTGGTTTGCATGGATCGTTGACGAGATGACCATGCATCCTCGACCCGCTTCCCCTGGCTCGACGACCAACGTCGAAACCTGTCATCCCCGTGTTGAGTTGTGCGGTGCAGCATACCCCTCAACGGCGCGTGCGTCGTTCGCATTCCCTCCCGGACGGCACCACGCCGGGAGGGACGCCGGGGCGGTCAGCGCTCGCGGCGCTGCGACATGGCGCGGTCGGCCTCGTGCTTGTCCTGCTTCTCGCGCAGGGTCTGCCGCTTGTCGTAGTTCTTCTTGCCCCGGGCCAGGCCGATCTCGACCTTGACGCGGCCGTCGACGAAGTACAGGGCCAGCGGCACGATCGTGAGGCCGGACTCGCGGACCTTGCCCGCCCACTTGTCGATCTCCTCGCGGTGCAGCAGGAGCTTGCGCTTGCGGCGCGGGGTGTGGTTGGTCCAGGTGCCCTGGACGTACTCGGGGATGTGCACCCCTTCGAGCCACATCTCGCCGCGGTCGATGTGGGCGAAGCCGTCGACGAGGGAGGCCCGGCCCATCCGCAGGGCCTTGACCTCGGTGCCCATGAGGCTGATGCCGGCCTCGTAGGTGTCGTCGATGAAGTAGTCGTGGCGCGCCTTGCGGTTGCTGGCGATGTTCTTGCGCCCGGTTTCGCGCGGCACGTCGTCCCTCCTCGTTGCTGGCTGAGCGCTCGAGTCTAGGCGCCCGGGGACGCCGTCCGCACGGCGGTTCTCACACCTTCAGCCACCGGCGGAGGCTGACCAGGGACGCGATGATCGCGAAGACGACCCCGACGCCGACCATGACCGGGCCGGTCTGGGTCAGGACGTCGTGGGTGTCGATGAGCCGGGTGGTGAACCCGGGCCGGTTCTGCAGCCGCGAGACGCCGAACTCGACCATGGCCCACAGCGCGCCGGAGGCCAGGACGCCGCCGATGAGGCTCGCGATGACGCCCTCGAGGACGAAGGGGAGCTGGATGAGGGCGCGGGAGGCCCCGACGAGCCGCATGATCGTCGTCTCGCGGCGGCGGCTGAAGGCCGTCAGCCGGATGGTGGTGGACACCAGCATCATCGAGCAGAGCAGCATGAGCGCGGCCAGGCCCAGGGCGATGTTGGTGGCGACGTCGAGCACCGTGAACAACGGCTGCAGGATGGCCCGCAGGTCGGGGACGTCCTCGACGCCGGCGACGTCCCGGTAGTCGTCGCTGACCGTCTGGTAGACCTGCGGGTCCTTGAGCCGGACGCGGAACGACTCGGGCAGCTGGTCGGCCGTCACCTTGTCGGTGATCGAGGAGTCGTTCGTCTCCTTGAAGTTCTGGTAGGCCTGCGCCTTGGACTCGTAGAACACGCGGTCGACGCGCGGGTCGGCCTGCAGCTGGTCGCGCAGGGCCGTGCGCTGGGCGTCGGTGATCTCCCCGCCGGGGCACAGGTTGGCCGGTGAGTCGCTGCCGCACATGAAGATCGAGACCTGGACGCGGTCGTACCACTCGCCCTTGAGGATCCCGACCTGCTTCTGGACGAGCAGCCCGGTCCCGAAGAAGAACAGCGACACCATGGTCACGAGGACGACGGCGACCGTCATCGTGAAGTTGCGGCGCAGCCCCTGGAACATCTCGCCGACGACGAACCCGATGCGCATCAGCGGCCCGATCCGTAGACGCCGCGGTCCTCGTCGCGCACGACGCGACCGTCCCGGAGTTCCACGACGCGCTTGCGCATCTGGTCGACGATGTCGTCGTCGTGCGTGGCCATGACGATGGTGGTCCCCGTGCGGTTGATGCGGTCGAGCAGTTTCATGATCCCGACGCTGGTCTCGGGGTCGAGGTTGCCGGTCGGCTCGTCGGCCAGCAGGATCGCGGGCCGGTTGACGAACGCGCGCGCGATGGCGACGCGCTGCTGCTCGCCGCCGGACAGCTCGTGCGGGCGGCGCTTCTCCTTGCCGCCGAGCCCGACGAGCCCGAGGGTCTCGGGCACGGTCTGGGCGATGACGTGCCGGGGCTTGCCGAGGACCTGCAGCGCGAACGCGACGTTCTCGTAGACCGTCTTGTCCGCCAGCAGGCGGAAGTCCTGGAAGACGACGCCGATCTGGCGGCGCAGCTGCGGCACCTTCCAGGACCGCATCCGGCCCACGTCGCGGCCGTTGACCTGGACGCTGCCGCCGGAGGCCTTCTCCTCCTTCAGCACCAGGCGCAGGAACGTCGACTTGCCCGAGCCCGAGGGGCCCACGAGGAAGACGAAGTCGCCCTTGTCGATCTGCAGGGTCACCTCGGCGAGCGCGGGGCGGTGTCCCTCCCCGTAGCTCTTGCTGACGTGCTCGAAGGTGATCATCACTCCCACCCTACGGTCTGTGGCTGAGCGTGAGCGTCAGCCCTCGCGCTGCTTGCGCCAGCGGATGCCGGCGTCGAGGAAGCTGTCGATCTCGCCGTCGAAGACGCCGTCGGTGTTCCCGACCTCGAAGTTCGTGCGCAGGTCCTTGACCATCTTGTACGGCTGCAGGACGTAGGAGCGCATCTGGTTGCCCCACGACCCGGAGTCCTCGCCCTTGAGCGCGTCCAGCTCGGCCTGCCGGTCCTGGCGGGCCTTCTCCAGCAGCTTGGCCTGCAGGACGCGCATGGCCGCGGCCTTGTTCTGCAGCTGCGACTTCTCGTTCTGGCAGGTGACGACGATGCCCGTCGGCAGGTGCGTCAGGCGCACCGCGGAGTCGGTCGTGTTGACCGACTGCCCACCCGGGCCCGAGGAGCGGTAGACGTCGACGCGCACGTCGTTCTCGGGGATCTCGATGTGGTCGGTCTCGGCCACCACCGGCAGCACCTCCACGCCCGCGAACGACGTCTGCCGGCGGCCCTGGTTGTCGAAGGGCGAGATGCGCACGAGGCGGTGGGTGCCCTGCTCGACGCTGAGGGTGCCGTAGGCGTAGGGCGCGGCGACCTTGAACGTCGCCGACTTGATGCCCGCCTCCTCGGCGTAGGACGTGTCGTACAGCTCCGTCTTGAAGTGCTTGCGCTCGGCCCAGCGCAGGTACATGCGCATGAGCATCTGCGCGAAGTCGGCGGCGTCGACGCCCCCGGCCTCGGAGCGGATCGTCACGAGCGCCTCGCGGGCGTCGTACTCCCCCGAC encodes the following:
- a CDS encoding tellurite resistance TerB family protein yields the protein MGFLDNLKNKGLLAGDQLKTKVGQFKSKDFAEASMATCALIAAADGSVEPEERAKTAAFIASNDVLSVFNAGDLRESFDKWCGKLTADYDFGKIEALQAVGKLRGKPDQARAVVGVGVVIGGADGDFDPDERKAVREICQAVGIDPSEFGVA
- a CDS encoding SRPBCC family protein — protein: MPEIVQRTMVRAPLSEVFDMSLDLDVERVAGKRYKVRAVEGAGRTTGRIALDEKVQWRLRILGFPLTHTSHIVELDHPTRFVDEMESGAFERFRHEHTFETEGPKMTIMTDRMSWRSPYGVLGRLADVLFVRRTLRQLLADRNSEIVRRFS
- a CDS encoding DEAD/DEAH box helicase, with protein sequence MSTTEHEPQLALADTISGPVVDAPGVPAARPLRAWQNAALEKYFDPAREEPADYLVTATPGAGKTTFALALARRLLDSRRVDRVVVVAPTDHLRTQWAEAAHRAGIELDPTMTNAVGPVRPDMKGYVTTYAQVAGHPMLHRARATARKSLVIMDEIHHAGDGLSWGEAVFEAFADARRRLSLTGTPFRTKADERIPFVAYVEDDSPESEGGLRSAADFTYGYKDALGDGVVRPVVFAAYTGVSRWRNSAGEVVAASLTDATTKSVESLAWKTALDPRGDWVPHVIAAMDERLNHLREHGMHDAAGLVLASDQDDARAYAKIVQRVTGEKPALILSDDPKASQKISEFAESDQRFVVCVRMISEGVDVPRAACLAWMTSYRTPLFFAQAVGRVVRSRAPGESATVFLPAVRPLLALAAEMETDRNHVIPPPASVSSDEVDEGGLDLLPPPEREPGEKKEYEALEAQAEFAHVLHGGKAVTGGELPPVSVEEADYLGLPGLLSPEQTAALLSQRDAEIRKRTAVSRPVEEPGPEPAEPEQEDAAWHTAALLRKEIHGLVGRVAAGRAMPHATVYSTLRKAVPGPPSASASVDVLRRRRDHLLSMV
- a CDS encoding DUF3039 domain-containing protein, giving the protein MSSPTDDPFRPQPQPEAPTAPSRTAVLDREEQVQEEAAPGDHERFAHYVKKEKIMESALSGDPVIALCGKVWVPGRDPKRFPVCPTCKEIYESLSGGGKGGDDKD
- a CDS encoding YqgE/AlgH family protein, with the protein product MEGSLTGRLLLATPALTDANFARSVVLVLNHDDDGALGVVVNRPLDVDVAAVLPDWQPFATAPGKLFQGGPVALDSALGLVAVPGDHPDPQGVRRVFASVGLGSVGLVDLDTPPETISAELSGLRIFAGYAGWSAGQLEGEIAEGAWFVLDAEARDAFSDSPHDLWGDVLRRQGGDLALVASFPSDVSMN
- a CDS encoding NADH:flavin oxidoreductase/NADH oxidase, encoding MSRLFEPITLRGTTIPNRVWVSPMCQYSCDPVQAPGVPTDWHLVHLGQFALGGAGLVLTEAAAVVPEGRISPQDAGLWNDEQTAAWTRVVDFLHAQGCAAGVQLAHAGRKASTYRPWAEATGSVPAGEHGWETVGPSAVPFDGYATPRALDADGIAALVRAFADAARRAADAGFDVVELHAAHGYLLHQFLSPLSNHRTDAHGGSFENRARLLLETLDAVRAVWAGPLLVRISTSDWVEGGWDVEDSVRLARLLAEHGADLVDASSGGNDPRQQIPVGPGYQVPNAARVRREAGVPVAAVGLILDPTQAEQLLVSGDADAVFLARPLLADPRWPQRAAVALHDTDRLPWPAQYVRATRDTVPLSRPFARTGE
- a CDS encoding GGDEF domain-containing protein is translated as MQDADFRRLVEDSPLATVLVERGDDDWRTTWLNAAAVELLGGRTPGTLADLVHAEDVQDAREVLGRGVSDGRTAHEWRFLAGAGEVVTVEVLLGEAGRGPGVLTLSCWDVTRHVERARDLTHRATHDLLTGLPDRGLLEDRWAQARARARRTGDVPVVAFCDVDELKQLNDEHGHLVGDHALVAVAERLVAVSRAEDTVARFGGDEFIVLVDSSAEVDPQALTGRLREAVSAVPVDLPDGSRRLVRCSVGLVVDDPSESTAAVLARADRHMYEDKRRHRDG
- a CDS encoding ABC transporter ATP-binding protein, whose translation is MDILTARGLVMTYGTTRALDGVDVSVRAGESVAVMGPSGSGKTTLLHVLAGIVRPTSGTVALAGADLVSLGDAQRTRLRREDFGFVFQSGQLLSELPAEENAALPLLLGGQSRAAATARARDLLARLGLAGTERRRPGELSGGQAQRVAIARALVGHPKVVFADEPTGALDQATGREVLDLLTSVARENGAALVVVTHDAGVARWCDRTLAMRDGRVVSEFTAPAGALR
- the smpB gene encoding SsrA-binding protein SmpB, with the translated sequence MPRETGRKNIASNRKARHDYFIDDTYEAGISLMGTEVKALRMGRASLVDGFAHIDRGEMWLEGVHIPEYVQGTWTNHTPRRKRKLLLHREEIDKWAGKVRESGLTIVPLALYFVDGRVKVEIGLARGKKNYDKRQTLREKQDKHEADRAMSQRRER
- the ftsX gene encoding permease-like cell division protein FtsX — encoded protein: MRIGFVVGEMFQGLRRNFTMTVAVVLVTMVSLFFFGTGLLVQKQVGILKGEWYDRVQVSIFMCGSDSPANLCPGGEITDAQRTALRDQLQADPRVDRVFYESKAQAYQNFKETNDSSITDKVTADQLPESFRVRLKDPQVYQTVSDDYRDVAGVEDVPDLRAILQPLFTVLDVATNIALGLAALMLLCSMMLVSTTIRLTAFSRRRETTIMRLVGASRALIQLPFVLEGVIASLIGGVLASGALWAMVEFGVSRLQNRPGFTTRLIDTHDVLTQTGPVMVGVGVVFAIIASLVSLRRWLKV
- the ftsE gene encoding cell division ATP-binding protein FtsE, with translation MITFEHVSKSYGEGHRPALAEVTLQIDKGDFVFLVGPSGSGKSTFLRLVLKEEKASGGSVQVNGRDVGRMRSWKVPQLRRQIGVVFQDFRLLADKTVYENVAFALQVLGKPRHVIAQTVPETLGLVGLGGKEKRRPHELSGGEQQRVAIARAFVNRPAILLADEPTGNLDPETSVGIMKLLDRINRTGTTIVMATHDDDIVDQMRKRVVELRDGRVVRDEDRGVYGSGR
- the prfB gene encoding peptide chain release factor 2, with the translated sequence MAIDFPAEISALRTTYASIREVSDLEGLRTELADLNEQAAAPDLWDDPETAQGVTSRLSYVQAELERIEKMGGRIDDLEVLVELAEAEGDADSVTEAEEELEAIKGSLEELEIRTLLSGEYDAREALVTIRSEAGGVDAADFAQMLMRMYLRWAERKHFKTELYDTSYAEEAGIKSATFKVAAPYAYGTLSVEQGTHRLVRISPFDNQGRRQTSFAGVEVLPVVAETDHIEIPENDVRVDVYRSSGPGGQSVNTTDSAVRLTHLPTGIVVTCQNEKSQLQNKAAAMRVLQAKLLEKARQDRQAELDALKGEDSGSWGNQMRSYVLQPYKMVKDLRTNFEVGNTDGVFDGEIDSFLDAGIRWRKQREG